The DNA segment CAGATGAAAAAAGTTCTCCCGGAACTGGGCTTTCCGCGCGAGAAAACCGTCTTCATTAGCGGAATCGGATGTAGCAGTCGTTTCCCTTACTACATGAACACCTATGGAATGCATAGCATCCATGGTCGTGCCCCAACCTTCGCGACCGGTCTAAAAACGACCCGTCCCGATTTGATGGTCTGGGTGATCACCGGTGACGGCGATGCCCTTTCGATCGGTGGCAATCACTTCATCCATGCCCTCCGGCGAAACCTGGACATCAACATTGTGTTGTTCAACAACCGGATCTATGGATTGACCAAAGGTCAGTACAGCCCCACCAGCACCGAAGGGCAGGTGACCAAGAGCACGCCGATGGGTTCGATCGATCACCCGTTGAACCCGCTAAGTGTTGCGATCGCAGCCGAAGCAACGTTTGTCGCTCGCAGCATCGATGCCCACGTCAAACACCTTGAAATGACGCTCAAGCGAGCGGCCAACCACAAGGGCGTTTCCCTGGTCGAGGTTTACCAGAACTGCAACGTCTTTAATGACGGAGCGATGTCGTACGCTCAGGACCGGAAACAACGTCCCGAGAACACGATCGAACTGGAACATGGCAAACCTCTGATCTTCGGAACCGAAAGGGACAAAGGGATTCAGATGATCGGCAACCGTTTAGAGATCGTCAAAACGGCGGACGTTGCTGTCGACGACCTCTTGATCCACGACGAAAAGACTCCCGATCCGGCATTGCACTTCATGCTTTCCAGGATGCGATACCCTGAATTCCCCGAACCGATTGGCGTCTTCCGTGACGTCCAGGGGATCCCGACCTACGATGATCAAATCAACGATCAAATCGTTCAGGCTCGAGAGAAAAAAGGGCAGGGTGACCTCCAGGCGTTGCTCAATGCTGGCGATACTTGGGAAGTCGCATAGTTCGCCGTGCAATCTCTACTAATTCATCTCTAGCGAAGGAACGAATCCATGTCACGAGGCAAAACCTACTCCAGCGTCACTCGCGCCATCGGCGATACGCCGATGATCCAAATCAATCGTTTGGCGGCCGATGTGGATGCGACTATTTTTGCCAAATGTGAATTCTTTCAGCCGCTAAACAGCGTCAAAGACCGAATCGGTGTGGCGATGATCGAAGCGGGTGAAGCGGACGGCAAGATCAATGCCGATACGCATATCATCGAACCGACCAGCGGAAATACCGGAATCGCTCTAGCTTTTGTTTGTGCCGCCAAAGGTTACAAACTGACGCTGACGATGCCCGAATCGATGTCGGTCGAACGGCGTGCATTGCTGCGAGCCCTCGGGGCAAACTTGGTTCTGACTCCGGCAGCCGAAGGGATGAACGGAGCGATCAAGACCGCTGGCGAATTGGTCGCAAGCACCGACAATGCCTTCATGCCTCAACAGTTTGAAAACCCGGCAAACCCCAGCATCCATCAAGCGACCACCGGCCCCGAAATCTGGGAAGACAGTGGACAGAACATCGATGTTTTGGTTGCAGGTGTCGGAACCGGTGGCACCCTAACCGGTGTCGCCCGGTACCTAAAAGAACGGAATCCCGATTTCAAAGCGATCGCTGTCGAACCGAAGCATTCGCCAGTCATCAGTGGTGGTTCGCCAGGCAAACACCGCATCCAAGGAATCGGTGCTGGATTCGTTCCTAAAAATCTAGACACCACGCTTGTCGATGATGTTGTCTTGGTCGAAGACGAAGATGCCTTCGAGTACGGACGCCTGCTGGCCAAGCAGGAAGGGATCATGGCGGGCATCAGTAGCGGCGCCAACATGTACGCCGCTCTGGAAATCGCCAAACGCCCTGAATACAAA comes from the Roseimaritima multifibrata genome and includes:
- the cysK gene encoding cysteine synthase A, yielding MSRGKTYSSVTRAIGDTPMIQINRLAADVDATIFAKCEFFQPLNSVKDRIGVAMIEAGEADGKINADTHIIEPTSGNTGIALAFVCAAKGYKLTLTMPESMSVERRALLRALGANLVLTPAAEGMNGAIKTAGELVASTDNAFMPQQFENPANPSIHQATTGPEIWEDSGQNIDVLVAGVGTGGTLTGVARYLKERNPDFKAIAVEPKHSPVISGGSPGKHRIQGIGAGFVPKNLDTTLVDDVVLVEDEDAFEYGRLLAKQEGIMAGISSGANMYAALEIAKRPEYKGKRIVTVMCSLGERYLSTPLFGDLGI
- a CDS encoding 2-oxoacid:ferredoxin oxidoreductase subunit beta; translated protein: MNLPVLKAADFASDQDVRWCPGCGDYSILAQMKKVLPELGFPREKTVFISGIGCSSRFPYYMNTYGMHSIHGRAPTFATGLKTTRPDLMVWVITGDGDALSIGGNHFIHALRRNLDINIVLFNNRIYGLTKGQYSPTSTEGQVTKSTPMGSIDHPLNPLSVAIAAEATFVARSIDAHVKHLEMTLKRAANHKGVSLVEVYQNCNVFNDGAMSYAQDRKQRPENTIELEHGKPLIFGTERDKGIQMIGNRLEIVKTADVAVDDLLIHDEKTPDPALHFMLSRMRYPEFPEPIGVFRDVQGIPTYDDQINDQIVQAREKKGQGDLQALLNAGDTWEVA